Proteins encoded together in one Electrophorus electricus isolate fEleEle1 chromosome 9, fEleEle1.pri, whole genome shotgun sequence window:
- the LOC113589797 gene encoding interleukin-8-like yields the protein MSRSVVYLLLSATLLCCFATLHALPMEGTTLSFRCRCVKTTTSFINPRTFRRVEILPAGARCRKTEVLITKHDDRTVCVDPKAKWVNKYIKEVMNSLEKKTLKSPLPTQTSRAVSA from the exons ATGTCCCGCAGCGTCGTCTACCTTCTGCTGTCAGCCACTTTGCTCTGCTGCTTTGCCACTCTGCATG CGCTTCCTATGGAGGGAACCACTCTCAGTTTCCGATGCCGCTGCGTCAAGACCACCACCTCTTTCATCAACCCTCGAACTTTCAGGAGAGTGGAAATCCTGCCTGCTGGCGCGCGTTGTCGCAAAACCGAAGTGCT GATCACCAAACATGATGATAGAACAGTTTGTGTGGATCCTAAAGCGAAGTGGGTCAACAAGTATATAAAAGAAGTCATGAACAG tttagaaaaaaaaaccttgaagTCTCCACTGCCGACGCAGACGTCACGTGCAGTATCAGCATGA
- the LOC113589787 gene encoding interleukin-8-like, translating into MSRSVVYLLLSATLLCCFATLHALPMEGTTLSFRCRCVKTTTSFINPRTFRRVEILPAGARCRKTEVLITKHDDRTVCVDPKAKWVNKYIKEVMNSLEKKP; encoded by the exons ATGTCCCGCAGCGTCGTCTACCTTCTGCTGTCAGCCACTTTGCTCTGCTGCTTTGCCACTCTGCATG CGCTTCCTATGGAGGGAACCACTCTCAGTTTCCGATGCCGCTGCGTCAAGACCACCACCTCTTTCATCAACCCTCGAACTTTCAGGAGAGTGGAAATCCTGCCTGCTGGCGCGCGTTGTCGCAAAACCGAAGTGCT GATCACCAAACATGATGATAGAACAGTTTGTGTGGATCCTAAAGCGAAGTGGGTCAACAAGTATATAAAAGAAGTCATGAACAG tttagaaaaaaaaccttga